accttaaaaagcGATTACTAGAaatctttaaaacaaaattagcaACTTAGCTTCTTTGATCATAAGCTTTTACGATTTCTTTGAACTATAATAACCGCATAAGTGAGAATAAAATGCACCCAATGGTCATTGCTTGGCAACAGTCGAAAgtatgttaaaaatttattaacttaatcGTTAAACTTTTGTGTgtgcaattttcttttatttttctttactaaACACTTATGTTTGTATACAGTTTCGGAGCCAACTTCGGTATGCCGCACATTGTTTACCTTTTATGGTTGCAGCTACGCTCATTGTTAACCTCAATCCAGCGCCAAGATGGTTCATGTTGTACGTCTGTCAATGACACTTTCCGCTTTCGCACTTCAAAACCGACTGACTGACACTACAATACGCTGTGcatcattgaaaataaaataataatagaaaataccGGCAGCCAGTCAAGTGAGGGACGCACAAATAAGCAAGCAACAAAGCCAAACAAAATTGACAATAACAGCAGCAAGAAAATTACTTGAGTGAcacttgaaatgaaaattatccCTGCAACAAGGACACGTACGAGCGAAAATCACCGAGCAGACGCATACTAAATGCCACAACATTCCTGGCTGCTGGCTAAAAGTAATGCGAACAAAAACATTaaccacacaaacacacacagacgAATAAGCAAAAAATCTAAGCACAAAAATAACAAGCAATTTTCTTATGCACTCACGTGTGGCAGCAATTCACGAACTCACGAACAACTCGAGAGTTGTGTGCGAACACGCAGCGCACACAATGCCCGTGGAGTGCCACTTCAGCGGCCACCCTCCACGACATTCATCAACGCCCGCTTTTCGACTGGGTGGATATGTGTAGCTTTATCCCAGCCGATGCTTGTtggtacatatgcatgtgtgtgtgtgtgtggggaaAAGCACATCCTTGTGTTTATTTTGACTGCACACAAATTTTGTTATTCGTTTGTTGACACTAAATCGCATGTTAAGTGTAATTTTTACCTCAATCAAAGCACTCTCTTTTGGTATTTCGAGTGGAATCCTTTACACTGCTATTATttgctacacacatacacacatatactcatACACGTGTTATCGTGGATTAAAGCGCACATGTATTAATACTTGATGAGAAATACATTCTGAACACTTGGGCATATCGTTCGGCTTTAATAGATGTGGTCAACAAAAAATGATACACGCAAAAGAGACGACTATCTAGAACCTAGgagctaaatattttaaagactCTTAACCATATACGTCCATAATTTTGCGATTTTGTGAAAAGAGTCTAAGAAGAGGTTCATTAATATCACTTGCCATTAGAAGGAGtgttttatatctttatatctGACGTACGTATGGCTTCTTCTTCAAACAAAACTTGACATCTTAGTGGTGGTGGAATCTTTTAGCCGGACTTTTCTCGGAACTAAGAGCACAAGATAATGGAGTAGCAGTCTAGCTATAATGTCAAGTGATGAAACGAAGAATAACTCGTAGGTAGGTGGGTAATAGTGTGTTCAAACCATTTGGTGTCCTCAATGAAACTTCTTATAAATACCTGTAGACATTAAATTTGTTGATGCCTGATGGATTCCCAGAGTTCAGACAGTGCTGGACCCTCACAGAGGAAATGTAAAACCATTTCCTCGAACCCTTATAGCATGCAACTGCGGCAAATATTGTTATAAGGCTttcttattttaaacaaatgttcACCAATTGGCCAATGTCCCGTTAAGGTGGCTACaggtctacatacatacatttttatatagtaCTTTACCTgtacctatttaataagtctttAGTTCCTGCCTCGCTTATAGTTTTCTATCCATTCTGATCTATTTGTTCAAATTGTGTATTGATATCACTCAGGATCGCTCCTAGGCATGGTATTATCTTCACCTCGGATTCATCTAAAGACTCTCCTAGCTTGACCAACTCTTGTGCTTCTtagttaccgaaaatgttcctgtggccgggtgCCATTATTGATAAATGGAGTCTACCTGCCGGGGAGCTTAAAGCTTTCCTTCGTTGAAAACGCCGACAATGCCGCCTTACTCTCTCCGtatatgttaaatttttgtatCTTCCTGTAGTTTTTCAGCAAAAAGGCCTACTTTAGGGCCAGTAATTCGTCTTGGAAGCTGGGTTTGGTAGACAGAGAGAGAGCGAGAGATCTAGATCCCCGGAGTTACCCGCGTCTCTATGTTGAACTGGTTCAAATATTCTTTGGCATGAAATTCATATGGCGTTAAGTTCATAAATCTAACACCTGTTTTTTGCTAACATTATTTCTTAATATGATATCAATGTATACAAACACTTGCTGTGTATTTCGCACTACAACATcgaattattctaaaaaatttttaggATATTTTTGGAGTATAGATATTTAGAGGTAGTAGGACAGAGCTACCTCGATACACTTACCCCTGTGATGGTCTCACGTCATAAATACGTTTTCTGGAGGTTTGCAAGTTTGGCTGTGACGACGATGATGATACGATCTGGTGCGTTGACATCGTTAAAGACAACTTTATCATCTCTAAATGAGGAAGACTTTTGATTTTGCAATTCTTCGAACCAAACCAATATTTCGGCCTAGTAGAGTATTGATACTAATTATTACTACTTCAGGTGGACGATTGAAAATCAAGGACCCTTTCCGATATTAAATCTAAAATCAGgagaataaaatttaatcacAAGGATTACAGTGTTTATGATACGTAAACTAGTTGAGCTTTGTGGTTATGTGTTAACAGAAGAGTTGTAGACCTTTTTATTTCCTACAACTTTGTCTTTTAActttcttccatacagcttttcGTTTTTTCGGAAAACTTTGGAAAAATGAATGGCTCCGCCCGCTAATTGGTTTAATATatgtctgtacatatgtatctcctaaaccatttaagctacaaaaaccaaattcgctcatAAATCCCCAAAGCGACGCtataaaaattgatgaaatcggaagataacctcgcccacttcccatataacggtactaacgtgagatccaagtagaggtaattttttcaacagctttttttgacagatctaGCAGCAAACTCGGACTTACGTATGGAACGGCTTGGTGCATTTTACAtcaagatcttaaatttaatgcgtacaaaatacagcttgtgaagaactgaagccgctcgagtTTCCCAAGCtatatcgcttcgctctatgggctctagAAAAGTTCCACCGAGATCCGCCtttttcgagctaaattttttttagcggTCAGAACCATTTctgggtatataaacaagcaaagttGCCGCATTTAGCACGAagggcaacctgaagagattcaagagctgtaaTTTCATccaaacaacggtttggtgtggtttatgggccggtggcatcctcggttcatatttcttcatgatgccggtgagaacgtaaccatcaatggcgacccttatcgcgccatgataaccaactatgcGTTGCCTGAAATTTGAGCTCATAATCTCGGCGACAATTGGCTTTAACAAGACGGCGATGGAgtgaacactttggtgagcagatagttTCACGTTTTTGGGTCGATCGATTGAGatcatcttcaaaaaataaatgcctaaaatattctttcgaatgataataaacatttcgcaataaatttcaattctcttgtttgttttttcttaaaaaaaaaagcaaggaacctcgaaatggatcatcgtTTATAATTTTAGCTAACACGAGctaaaatatagtaataaaacTAAGTTTGATTATTTCGCAACTAAGTATTTTAATATAACGTTTTTCCAGCACCTGAAGGAGTATCACGAgttttgattcctgcaagttgcaagagtataaaatgctcggatatacccgaacttagccctttcttacttgtttaccCTTAGAAACTTTCCTTCCACTTCTCCACCTCAAATcgctataaattattttcctttcatttttcatttgacagtttttttctAGGCTGCCTCTTATCATTCTAAAATTCCTTAGGACAGCGGTTTTTAGACGGTGCAAAAACCAAGCGTAATCTCTATTTCTATCATTGTTGATAGACAGAATACAATGTGTGGGATTTTATATGTGCGCAGACTGATCGTGAGCAACTGCCGACAGTTTATTCATTGTGCCAAAGTTTGTAGAGGGGCGCAGACGTCCACGATCACTTTCTATTTTATTGCTCATCTAAAATTCGAACTTTCACATTTTAGTTACAATTGACaaagtaaattaataaataatcaaaggCAAAGATGTTATCGAGGCATTTAAAGCAAATTGATCACATCGGTTGGCGGCATTTGAGCGTTTCAAGCGTACGGACTTTCGCAGTGCAAGTAGAGTCTAAGGTAGGAGTTATTAAATGcataatattttcacattttttaaattttttaaataatacattgtattacaactaaatttttagcaaaacaatGCGAGTGATGTGGACTTAGAGAAGGCGCGGCCGTATTCAGAAGTGCCTGGGCCAGGTAAACTCGAACTAATACGGTTATTCATGCCAGGAGGTAAGCGATTATCATTACTTAATCTTcacattgtaaatatatattattttaaaatttcacttgCTTATTTGTCTAATATCAATTGACActcaatattattgatttcattcaaatttgaaaatctaGCGAACTAGGTTCCATCGGGTTTACTTATTTTGTAATATCGGACAATGTATTCGTATTATCACATTCGCGGATTTTACATGGCGATAAAAAGCTAGCTGGTCTCTGTAACACGTACTCAATTCGTGACGTCTCCCTTTCAGTTAAGTTGTAAGTTCATAGGCATTTCAATAACCACAGCTTTCTGCCATCTTACGATCCAAATTGAACCAAATGTTTTATAGAATAATTCAAAATGGTCCCTTTACTTAATATGTCCAACCAcggcaattttaattttgagccCCACTAGTTTATTGGACATTAGTTTTGGTTACATGAGACATTAGTTTGTAAGGATTTCGAAGCAGCATAAATTACACCTGTAatgacacttcatcatttgatTTCAGGTTTATTAGCCAAGAAACCATTTTTTGATGCCTTTCGTGAAATGGGCAAGACTTATGGAGAGCTTTTTCGGTTTCCCGGCATATTTGGCAAACCCGAAGTTATAGTCGATTTGAATCCCTCGGATTATTCGGTTATTTTTCGTAATGAAGGACCATTGCCTTATCGACGCGTTTTCGACACCTTCGTCTATCATCGTGAAAAACATCGTCCCGAATTCTTTCAGGGCGTCGACGGTATTATATCCACGTGAGTATCGCatcgcacacatatgtatgtatgtatatggggctttcatatattctttttaatattttacaccaGCTCTGGCGAAAAATGGGCGAAAATGCGTACGGCTGTGAATCCAATACTCATGCAACCGAAAAATGCCAAGCTGTACTTGAATACGCTATTGGATATTAATAACGAATTCCTAGAAAGGTAAATCGAACAAGTGTACgaagtgaaaattttcaataagcttaattttattcatttgtgCTCTTCTGGTAGAATACGGCACATACGCGATTCCAGGACAATGGAAGTGCCCGATGAATTCCACGACGATATCAATCGGCTTTCTTTTGAAGGCATCGCAGGCATTGCGCTGAATACACGACTCggtttaatacaaaaaaatcgtgATACTGTCGAAGGTAAAGAGATCATGAAGAGCATACGCAATTTCTTTTTACTCTTCGAAGAGCTAGAGGTTAAGCCCTCCATATGGAAGTATGTGAAAACACCGAAATTCTATGATATGATGAAGACTCTAGACTCAATGACGGACATCTGCAATAAGTACATTAACGAagcgctaatgcgcattgaacaCGATAGCGAGGGCAACCTTACATCGGCGCTGGGCAAAGAGAAGAGCGTGTTGGAGAAATTAGTGCGCGTGGATAAGAAATTTGCCGTAGTAATGGCGCTAGATATGATGATAGCTGGTATTGATACGGTAAGTGTGAGTCTTCAAATGTGAAAGGGTTTCCTATAACTTCGATACTTTTTTCCGCACCCGTAGACCGCCTCCACCTTGACAGGTATATTGTTATGCATTGCCAAGAATCCTGATAAACAACAAAAGCTATTTGAAGAACTTAAGCAAATATTGCCAGAGAAGGATTCACAGCTGACAactcaaaatatgcaaaatctGCCTTACCTGCGCGCCTGCATCAAAGAGGGCATACGCCGCTATCCTCTCTTCCCGGGTACGATGCGTCGTTTGCCCAACGATGTAGTGTTAAGCGGATATCGTATACCTGCCGGTACCGACATCTGCATCGGCGCTAATATGGTGATGCATGATGAACGTTATACGTCGCAGCCGGATAAATTCATGCCGGAGCGTTGGTTGCGTAACGATCGATCTGCCCAAGCTCTGGAGGCGCAAATTACGAATCCATTTTTGTATGTACCCTTCGGCTTTGGTCCACGCAGTTGTATGGGCAAGCGTATTGTCAATTTGGAGTTGGAAGTCACTTTGGCGTGTTTGGTGCGTAATTtccaaattgaatttaattatcCAACCGAAAATGCATTCGCAATGAAGTTCATCAGCGTGCCGCAAATACCGCTCAAATTCAAATTCATCGACAGAGGAGCGTAGTCTTGGACAGGAGAAACAATGAGAATTGAATAtagttaacatattttttcaagcaccatattaaGCTCACAATGTGATACGAGTACGtttgtcaaatttatttttactttctttatatACATGCCTGTGAAGTACAGCATCTATTGATTCCAAAACCTCAGAATATAACGCGCTTCCCCACAGAAAAGAAATaatcgatttgaataatttttttcagtgtaataCAAATATagttcaaaatttgtaaaaaaattaagataaaagaatttttacaataaaagcaTCACACTACAAAATCTtaggaaaattttgttttgtaatcaataaatttaaaaactgaCGTGGAAACTCATTGTGGTGGAGAGGGTGAGAATGGCCAGTTGTACTCTCTACACATATAAGAAGATGCTAGGGTCAACTTGGGGTGCTGTCCATAAGCATTGGTGTTACACAGCGGTAGTCAAGACAATCTTGTGTTATAGTGCTTTGGAGTGATGGACCGCTGCCAGTAAAATATGCTACAGAAAATTTTTGGAGCGAATACCACGGCTGGCTTCTCTAAATATAACGGGAGCACTAAGAAGTATTTGAAAGGTTACTCAACCTGCCACCAATTCACATTGCAGTGGAAAGCTCCACAGCGAAATCAGGCTCACGATTGGAGGCGCTGGGTGAATTTTTCACAAGAACATTCGAAAATAGCTCGATAGGCAGGATAAAATAGACCACATATCTTCACGCTTTATCTGGAAGAGAAGGTTTTAAGTCACGCTGGTGGAGTCGGTGGATGGACGGACGGATTACTGATGTAAGAGCTTCACAGTTTACGGGACTTGATGAAGTTACAGAATTAGATATCAAGTATCTATTAAACTTGGCAAAAAGCGTGGACTTCCAAGTGAAAGTGGTTGCTTTAAGAATATTTCCGTTGGTCTACTAGCAATATAGTGATTATTGAGATTTGATTCGAAActgttgttaaagtcaatttccggaatagccgtCAACGCGCATAGCGGTTCACGTTTTAAGTCTTCAAAACGGTGTCCTTTACGTGGTCGTTTCAGTTTTTCTGAATgaccagaagttacacgaatctaagctaaatcaggcgaatgtgGTTGTTGCGTcacaatattggttgaaaattgggcgaaaatctcgaatcaatgcagtatgcgacggtgcattatcgtggtgctaaaaccaagagttgtcggcccataattccgtcCTCTTTTCACGAAAAACTTAGCGGAAACAACGCATAACACTAAAATACTATTCTTGCTGACAGTTTGGCCtatcggaaggaattcggaataCACCACACCTAATCGAAGAAAGCATTCAACGTAACCTTCATTTCTAAACTGCTTTTGTGTGGTTTTCTTAGCTTCAACTCACCTATAAcatgatattcggccgattgattgtctgtttccgggtcgtaagtaTAGGTCTAAGACTCATCGACAGTAATAACACGTTTAATGACATCCTGgtaatcggaaagcattgttttaccGAAGCTAACTCgacactgtttttcgaaaaaaatttggtgATTTTGGAACTTTGATTCTTCCAATATTCCAATGCTGCGTGTAAGAACTCGGACTGTTAACCGTCGATCCTCAATAAccgattcctttattttattgatgtgttgatTATCAGTAGATGTTGATGGTCGTCTTGGGGGGTGGGGGGGAGGTTATCGTCGTCAACGCGTGCTCGaccctctttaaataatttgtgccaatcaaaaacacttgcttgcgTCGAACAGTTATCACCGAAGGCTTTTCCAGTATTTTCGGCACCGAAAATTTGATTtcgcacaaaaaatttaatggaacttctttgtgaaataatttcactcatcataAAAATCACCGAATGCCTCTTATGTACTTCAggaagacaagcgtatactaaacattaataattattttgatgtgatatttagcacagatgtcactgacagttatACCAAcctacaaaaaatatgttttgggtgaaatttatattaaaagttcTTACTATGTAAATGACTTACTTATGTAAATGATTTTGACTTTTGACACAATTGAGATTTACACTGTCGTATTTTTTAAGTAGGgtcaaattttagaaaatcgaTTCAGTAGTTTTGAAAGTTACCCCGCACAATCAACGTGACACCTAATATTTATAGATATGcatgtaaatttaattattctctGCAAGCGGCGCCAATAAGTTCAAGCAGTATGGTGTAGGGTATTAAAGAGTGAAATTCATCGAATtcgaatttaatcgatttaataataagaaaaagctCCAAACTAAACTTTCATAATGCAAGGCACGACGCAATGCGCATATTAAACTTCTATGCTGATTAGAATATGCACACCATTGAATAGCAAATTGGCGAATCAGTAAGCTTGCAAGTGCAGTAGCGATCGGTGCTACAGCTGTCTAGGAAAACGGGTTCGGTAGTTTCTATACATTacatatcaaattttttaattattatttgaagtttgattaatTATTAACAGCAAAACACTTAAAATGTTATCGCGTCATCTGATCAAATACAATGCAATTGTCGGGTATACGTTGAGGTCAACGGCTTTAAGGGGGTATGCAACAGCTTTGGAACATACGCAGGTACAATTCGTTATTACATTGTTTTTACAACCACGCATATGTTTAATATAATCAGTAGTAGTTTAAAATAGTAAACAAGTTTATTTAGTatctaattatttaaaatgactTTGCAGATAAATGAGACAGCGTCTGCTACGAACGAATGGGAAAATGCACGTCCATATTCAGAGATGCCGGGACCGAGCAAGTTTGAAATGATTCGTGAATTTTTACCAGGAGGTTAGAAAGTGGACTTTATTTTGCTGTATTGGCAAGCAGGCCGAATTATTCCGTATCATTTaaccaaactaaaaaattaaatctcgaatattgtttttttcacaaaacaatGCCTTCATTTATCATATTTTCAGGCGCGTtttataagaaaacatttattgaAGGAATGACCaatatgacaaaaaaatatggcaatgTCTATCGATTTCCCCCCATGTTTGGCAAACCAGAAATGGTTTTGGATCTTAATCCAAACGATTATCCAATAATATTTCGAAATGAGGGCATTTGGCCAGAACGGCGTTCTTTCGAAGCCTTCATTTATCATCGTAAGGTGCACAGAGAGGATTTCTTTCAAGGCGTCAGTGGACTACTGACAACGTAAATACTCTGCAAATAATGATTAAAAAGATGACTAactttacttgtatataaatatttttctagaaCTGGCGAAGAATGGGCAAAAATACGTACCGCCGTTAATCCCGTTCTAATGCAACCCAAAAATGCCAAACTCTACTTAAACACTTTACTCGAAGTCAATGACGAATTTCTCGAAAGGTTAATagaatatttgttatattttttaacatctttaagCCATAACCAAGTTTATTTTAGAATACGTCACATACGCGATCCTTTGACACTCGAAGTTCCCGATGACTTTCTTGATGATATTAATCGTCTCACCTTAGAGGGCGTGGTGGGCATCGCACTAAATACCCGTTTAGGAATGATACATAAAAATCGGGATAATCCAGATagtaaactatttttgaaagaaattcgaaatttttttgaattaaccGAAGAGGTAGAAATCAAGCCATCCATTTGGAAGATAATCAAAACACCGAAGTTCCGTCAACTGATGAAAACATTGGATTCGCTTACAGCGTTGtgcaataaatatattgatGAGGCGCTAAAGCGAATTGATTTGGATAGTGAGGGTAAATTCATCTCAGAGGAAAATAAGGAAAAGAGTGTTTTGGAGAAGCTATTGAAAATTGATCGCAGAATCGCTGTGGTTATGGCTTTAGATATGATGATGGCTGGCGTCGACACAGTAAGTTCAGCATAAATCTATCATgtgattaagaaaatatttcaaatattctttTGTCGTTGTTCTCACAGACAAGTTCCACCTTAACAGGCATATTATTTTGCATCGCCAAAAATCCGGACAAACAACAGAAACTATTCGAGGAACTCAAAAGCATTCTACCAAATAAGGACTCTCGCTTAACAATAGAGAATATGAACAATCTTCCCTATCTGCGCGCCTGCATTAAAGAGGGCATGCGCTATCATCCCATTATTGCCGGCACTATGCGTCGCCTGCCGAACGATGTTGTGCTGAGTGGATATCGCATACCGGCCGGTACTGATGTTTCGGTTAGCTCCAATTTGCTGTTACGCaatgaaaaatttgtagaagagccaaataaatatattccaGAGCGTTGGCTACGTAATGACACAGAGGGTAAAAAATATCAACTCAACAACCCTTTTCTATTTCTTCCATTCGGCTTCGGTCCACGTAGTTGCGTGGGCAAGCGAATTGTGGACCTGGAATTGGAGGTGACCGTGGCACGTTTGGTGCGCAATTTCATGATAGAATTCAATTATTCAACGGACAATGCGTTCGTACCGAAAATGGTATTCATACCAGCTATACCACTTAAATTCCGATTCGAAGAAAGAAAAGAGTGAAGAAACGGGTATTAACTGATAAAACAATTAGAGGCTCACAGgtttataaaagtataaaatgtttataagtgGCAACAAAGAAAATTAGGTGCTGGGAATTATTGGCCGATAAGAGTTCTCAAGATATAAAAAacatgtatactatatatagtacttatatacttgtatagttGTGGGTTCACAAAATAGATTAAAAATATGcaagcaaaaaagaaaacaacgaaAACTTTATTGTTCAAGGTAGAGTTTAAGTTCTTtggaattgaaaaaagaaaatggtgGTATGTATTGGAAAATTTACGTCTGCTTCTTTAAAGAAGATGACAAGAATGGAGACCTAACCATAAAATAACTAGTTCTTAGTAAAGAGATAACGAGATAAAAGCATTCACAAGAacaggaataaaaaatttgagtttctgAGGAAAAGGTACCAATTATTATAATCAAATTTGCTAAGATATCTTTCATTCTGAGtgatgtgtacatatatataacttaaAGCAGAAACAACACTGAAATCAATTTATCTCAGAATATTGAGTAAATTGAACAGAGAGTCGTTAATCgatgtaatatttaaattaaatgaaggCTGTGAAGCACACTATCTATGTCAAGCTAACTGGGTCGAATTTAACGAGAGCACCTTCACTGCACTACCAATTCCTATAGATGTAATCGTTGGCGAACGTCAAATCCACAAGGTGATCGCAGCTGCTACCGCTCACTTTATTCCGGCTGGAAGAATCGTGGAACTCCGCacaatttcccagccgaag
The sequence above is drawn from the Bactrocera tryoni isolate S06 chromosome 1, CSIRO_BtryS06_freeze2, whole genome shotgun sequence genome and encodes:
- the LOC120777488 gene encoding probable cytochrome P450 12e1, mitochondrial isoform X1 translates to MLSRHLKQIDHIGWRHLSVSSVRTFAVQVESKQNNASDVDLEKARPYSEVPGPGKLELIRLFMPGGLLAKKPFFDAFREMGKTYGELFRFPGIFGKPEVIVDLNPSDYSVIFRNEGPLPYRRVFDTFVYHREKHRPEFFQGVDGIISTSGEKWAKMRTAVNPILMQPKNAKLYLNTLLDINNEFLERIRHIRDSRTMEVPDEFHDDINRLSFEGIAGIALNTRLGLIQKNRDTVEGKEIMKSIRNFFLLFEELEVKPSIWKYVKTPKFYDMMKTLDSMTDICNKYINEALMRIEHDSEGNLTSALGKEKSVLEKLVRVDKKFAVVMALDMMIAGIDTTASTLTGILLCIAKNPDKQQKLFEELKQILPEKDSQLTTQNMQNLPYLRACIKEGIRRYPLFPGTMRRLPNDVVLSGYRIPAGTDICIGANMVMHDERYTSQPDKFMPERWLRNDRSAQALEAQITNPFLYVPFGFGPRSCMGKRIVNLELEVTLACLVRNFQIEFNYPTENAFAMKFISVPQIPLKFKFIDRGA
- the LOC120777488 gene encoding probable cytochrome P450 12e1, mitochondrial isoform X2, translated to MGKTYGELFRFPGIFGKPEVIVDLNPSDYSVIFRNEGPLPYRRVFDTFVYHREKHRPEFFQGVDGIISTSGEKWAKMRTAVNPILMQPKNAKLYLNTLLDINNEFLERIRHIRDSRTMEVPDEFHDDINRLSFEGIAGIALNTRLGLIQKNRDTVEGKEIMKSIRNFFLLFEELEVKPSIWKYVKTPKFYDMMKTLDSMTDICNKYINEALMRIEHDSEGNLTSALGKEKSVLEKLVRVDKKFAVVMALDMMIAGIDTTASTLTGILLCIAKNPDKQQKLFEELKQILPEKDSQLTTQNMQNLPYLRACIKEGIRRYPLFPGTMRRLPNDVVLSGYRIPAGTDICIGANMVMHDERYTSQPDKFMPERWLRNDRSAQALEAQITNPFLYVPFGFGPRSCMGKRIVNLELEVTLACLVRNFQIEFNYPTENAFAMKFISVPQIPLKFKFIDRGA
- the LOC120777470 gene encoding probable cytochrome P450 12e1, mitochondrial, whose protein sequence is MLSRHLIKYNAIVGYTLRSTALRGYATALEHTQINETASATNEWENARPYSEMPGPSKFEMIREFLPGGAFYKKTFIEGMTNMTKKYGNVYRFPPMFGKPEMVLDLNPNDYPIIFRNEGIWPERRSFEAFIYHRKVHREDFFQGVSGLLTTTGEEWAKIRTAVNPVLMQPKNAKLYLNTLLEVNDEFLERIRHIRDPLTLEVPDDFLDDINRLTLEGVVGIALNTRLGMIHKNRDNPDSKLFLKEIRNFFELTEEVEIKPSIWKIIKTPKFRQLMKTLDSLTALCNKYIDEALKRIDLDSEGKFISEENKEKSVLEKLLKIDRRIAVVMALDMMMAGVDTTSSTLTGILFCIAKNPDKQQKLFEELKSILPNKDSRLTIENMNNLPYLRACIKEGMRYHPIIAGTMRRLPNDVVLSGYRIPAGTDVSVSSNLLLRNEKFVEEPNKYIPERWLRNDTEGKKYQLNNPFLFLPFGFGPRSCVGKRIVDLELEVTVARLVRNFMIEFNYSTDNAFVPKMVFIPAIPLKFRFEERKE